GTGCCCGAGCTCCAACCTCCAGACCGGCGCCGCCTCCTCCTTCGCCGAGCACCCGATCGGGCTGCTCACCGACCTGCGCTTCCGCGTGACGGTCAACACCGACAACCGGTTGATGAGCCAGACGTCGATGACGAAGGAGATGTTCGGCCTGGTCGAGGCCTTCGGCTACACGCTGGAGGACCTGCGGTGGTTCACCATCAACGCGATGAAGTCGGCCTTCCTGCCCTTCGACGAGCGCCTGAAGATCATCGACGAGGTCGTCAAGCCGGGCTACGCCGCGCTCATCGCGGGCTGACGACCAGCCACGGCCGGTCCCAGCCGGCGAGGGCGAGGTCGCCGCGCTCCCAGCGTCCGGACGCCACGGCGGTGACGAGCCCGGACGCGGGCTCGTAGGTCTCGGCACCGTCCGCCCCGGTCCCGGTCACCAGCACGACGTGGCGGGGCAGCAGCCGGTCGCCGACGTAGACCGCGACCGGCCGCAGCGGGGTCGCGGCGGCCAGGTGCGGCCACACGCGCCGCCCGAGGCGTACGGGCCGGGTCGCGTAGGGCACCCCGGTGACCAGGCCGAGCTCGCGCGCCACCGCCCACGGCGGGGTGCCGAGCGCGCGGGGCCACGGCACCTGCCAGCCGCCCGCGGTGTCCGCCAGCGAGGTGAGCCGGCGGTGCAGGGTGCTCACCTCGTGCGCGAAGCTCGCCTGGTCGCCCACGAGGCCGGCGTAGTGGGGGAGCGCCAGCCGGCGTGCCATCACCAGGGCGGCCGCGCCGCAGGAGCGGCGGTCGGGCTGCTGGAGCCTCACGCGGACCCTGAGTCGGAGCGGGAGTCGGAGCGGGACCCGGAGCGGGAGTCGGAGCGTGCCTGCGCGCTCGCGGTCAGCTCGGCGTACGCCTGGTCGCCGGTGGCGCGGCGGCAGCCCTGCCCGAGGGCGTGGGCGACCACGCGGCGCTGGTCGCGGGCGAGGGCGTAGCCACGGCGCACGAGCATCAGAGGAGGCTTGCGGTGCTCACGCAGGTCGCGGCTCAGCCGGCGCCAGAAGGTGACGAGGGGGTGCTGGGTGATGCAGTAGGCCGCCGCCAGCAGGCCCTCCTCGCGGCACGCGGCCACGACGTCGGGGGCGAAGATGCCCTCCGCGACGAAGCGCGTGCTCCCGAGCAGGTCCACCGTGCGCGACCCGCAGCGACCGTTCTGCGCGATCTCGTAGATCGGCACCTCGCTGCGCCCGGTGGCGCAGAGCTCGCGCAGCGCGGCCATCGCGTCGGCCTCGTGCCAGGAGTCGGGGTGGTCCCAGTCGACGAGCCCGGCGTTGGCGCCGTGGTCGATGCGCGGCAGGGTCGGGTCGTCGCCGTCCTTGTAGAAGTCGTCGAGCCGCAGGACCGGGAGTCCGAGCCGCTCGGCGAGCCGGGACTTCCCGGCGCCGCTGGGGCCGGCCAGGACGACCACCTGGGCTGTGCTCATCGTTACGAACTCATTTCCTCGTTCGGCCACGGACGATCGGGCTGGAGATTAGTCTCGCCCAGACCCCCGATTGACGTTCTTGTGGGAGGACCTCATGAGTCAGGACGACTCGACCGCGCCCGAAAGCGTGGACAACTCCGGAGCCGCCGTACGCCGCTCCGGCAACCCCTTCGTGCTGGGCGGACTCGCGCTCGTGCTCGTGCTCGCCTTCATCACATTCTTCGCCATGCGCGGCAACAGCGACACCCCCGGGGGCGCCGACTGCGTCTCCGAGCAGGTGACGCTGACCACCGCGCCGGTGATGGAGGACCTGGTCCGCGAGGCAGTGAAGGACGTCAACGCCGACGAGCCCTGCATCGACATCCAGGTCTCCACCGGCTCGGTGAAGGACGTGGTGGCGCTGCTCAGCGACCCCGACGCCCAGCTGCCCGAGATCTGGATCCCGGACAGCCCGACCTGGAAGGGCCAGCTCACGGCCGCCGGATGGACCGGCTCGCCGGTCGCCGAGGTGCTCGCCCAGACCCCCGTCGGCCTCATCGGCGGCCCGGCAGCCGAGGCGCCCGCGTCGTGGGCCGGTGTCCTCGACGGCGGCAGCCTGGCGATGGCCGACCCGAGCGCGGAGGGCGCCTCGGCGCTCGCGCTGCTCGCCCCCTACGCGGAGATGAAGAAGACCGGCGAGACCGCCGCGACCATCGAGGAGAAGACCGTCCCGGTCGCCCAGACCTACGGCGAGCGCGCCGTGGCCGGCAGCGCCAACGAGACCGACCTCTCCACGATCTCCGCCTCCAGCACCCAGCTGGTGCCCGCCACCGAGCAGGCCTACCTCACGGCCCGCCGCAGCAACGACCAGCTCACCCTGGTGGCCCCGAAGACCGGTGTGCCGATGCTGCAGTACCCGCTGATCGACGTGAACCGCGGCAACAAGGACATCCTGGCCTCCGGCGGCGACATCTCGGCCCGCGTCGGCCGTGCGCTGACGCGCTGGTTCACCTCGAGCGCCGGCGTGGAGGCGATCGCCGCCGCCGAGCTGCGCGGCCCCGACGGCGCCTCGCTGCCCAACGACATCGGCCTCGGCAACGCCCGGGTGCTCAACACGGTGCCGCAGAAGACCACCGACGACGCGCTGCGCCAGTGGCGCGTGCTGTCGGTGCCCTCGAGCATCCTCGCGGTCGTCGACCTGTCGGGCTCGATGAAGACCGCCATCGGTGACACCACCCGCATCCAGCTGGCCGTCACCGCCTCCCAGGTCGCGCTCGACGCGTTCCCGGCCCAGGCCCGCATCGGCATCTGGGGCTTCTCGAAGAACCGCGGTGAGGGCGGTGCGTCCTACGAGGAGTACGCCACCCTCGACCGGCTCGACGCGCCTGCCGGTGACGCCGGCACGCACGGCGACGTGGTGCGCAAGGTGGCGGGCGGCCTCCCCGGCCGCGTCAACGGCGGCACCGGTGTCATGGACACCACGCTGGCGGCCTACAAGTACGCCCAGGAGAAGTGGGACCCGGCGTGGTTCAACTCCGTGGTGATCATGACCGACGGCGCCAGCGACGACTCGAGCTCGCTGTCCCTGGAGTCGCTGGTCAACCAGCTGAAGTCGGTCCGCGACCCCGCGAAGCCGGTCAAGGTGATCATCATCGGCATCTCGCAGGACGCCGACACCGGTGAGCTCGAGCAGATCGCCGCGGCGACCGGCGGGCAGAACTTCCTGGTCGAGAACCCCAACGAGATCCTCGGGGTGCTGGCCCAGGCGCTGCTCAACCGCTGATCGACCCGCACGCACGACGACGGCCCCCGGAGGATTTCCGGGGGCCGTCGTCGTTGCCTGTGCGGTGCTCGGGGGAGGTGTCAGACCCCGATCGGGTGCCAGACCGTCTTGGTCTCCATGAACCGGGTCATCCGGTCCAGGGCCGGCTCCAGGAGCCAGTCGGTGTCGGGGGCGGGACGGCGTACGCGCTTGAGGTTGTCGGCCGCGGCCACCTCGAGGTCGGTCGCCAGCGCGGCGTCCTCGACGCCGGTCAGGTCGAGGCCGTTGACGTCCATGTGCGAGGCCAGCCACGGGGCGATCTCGGCCTGCGAGCCGGTGAGCACGTTGACCACGCCGCCGGGCAGGTCGCTGGTCGCCATGACCTCGCCGAGCGTGATCGCGGTGAGCGGGTTGTCCTGGCTGGCGATCACCACGACGGTGTTGCCGGTGACGATGAGCGGCGCCACCACGCTGACCAGGCCCAGGAGGGCGCCCCGGGGGGCGACGACGGCGATCACGCCGCTCGGCTCGGGCGTGGACAGGTTGAAGAACGGTCCGGCGACCGGGTTGGCGTTGCCCACCACCTGGGTGATCTTGTCGGCCCACCCGGCGTACCAGACGAGCCGGTCGATCGCGGCGTCGACGTAGGTCCTGGCCTTGGTCGCGGAGACGCCCTCGGCCGCGCGGAGCTCGGCCTCGAACTGCTCGCGGCGGCCCTCCAGCACCTCGGCGATGCGGTAGACGACCTGCGCCCGGTTGTACGCCGTCCTCCCCGACCAGCCACCGAAGGCCGCGCGGGCGGCCACGACTGCGTCGCGGGCGTCCTTGCGCGAGGCCTGCGCGGCGTTGGCGAGCAGGCGGCCCTTGGTGTCGTTGACGACGTAGGAGCGGCCCGACTCCGAGCGGGGGAACTGGCCCCCGATGTAGAGCTTGTAGGTCTTGCGCACGTCGATGCGGCTCACGAGTCCGCTCCCTTCAGGTAGGCCTCGAGCCCGTGGCGACCGCCCTCGCGGCCGTAGCCGGACTCCTTGTAGCCGCCGAACGGCGAGGTGGGGTCGAACTTGTTGAACGTGTTGGCCCAGACCACGCCGGCCCGCAGCCGGTTGGCCATGGACAGGATGCGCGAGCCCTTGTCGGTCCACACGCCGGCGGAGAGGCCGAACGGCGTGTTGTTGGCCTTCTCGACCGCCTCCGACGGCGTGCGGAAGGTCAGCACCGACAGGACGGGGCCGAAGATCTCCTCGCGGGCGATCCGGTGGGCCTGCGAGACGCCGGTGAACAGCGTCGGCGGGAACCAGAACCCCTTCGTCGGCAGGTCGCACGCGACCTCCCAGCGCTCGGCGCCCTCGGCGTCGCCGACCTCGGACAGCTCGCGGATGCGCTTGAGCTGCTCGCCGGAGTTGATGGCGCCGACGTCGGTGTTCTTGTCGAGCGGGTCGCCCATCCGGAGCGTGGACATCCGGCGCTTGAGGCGCTCCAGCACCTCGTCGGCCACGGACTCCTGGACGAGCAGGCGGGAGCCGGCGCAGCAGACGTGGCCCTGGTTGAAGAAGATGCCGTTGACGATGCCCTCGATCGCCTGGTCGAGCGGCGCGTCGTCGAAGACGATGTTGGCGGCCTTGCCACCGAGCTCGAGGGTCACCTTCTTGTCGGTCCCGGCCACCGCGCGGGCGATGGCCTTGCCGACCTCGGTCGAGCCGGTGAAGGCGACCTTGTCGACGTCCGGGTGCGACACGATCGCACGGCCGGTGTCGCCGGCGCCGGTGACGATGTTGACCACACCGGGCGGGAGGTCGGCCTGCTGGCAGATCTCCGCGAAGAGCAGCGCGGTCAGCGGGGTGGTCTCGGCCGGCTTCAGCACGACGGTGTTGCCGCACGCCAGCGCGGGGGCGATCTTCCACGCCAGCATCAGCAGCGGGAAGTTCCACGGGATGACCTGGCCGGCCACGCCGAGCGGGGTCGAGCCGTAGCCGGAGTGCTCGAGCTTGTCGGCCCAGCCGGCGTAGTAGAAGAAGTGGGCGGCGACCACGGGGATGTCGACGTCGCGCGACTCCTTGATCGGCTTGCCGTTGTCGATCGACTCCAGGACGGCGAGCTCGCGGCCGCGCTCCTGGATGATCCGGGCGATGCGGTAGAGGTACTTGGCGCGCTCGGCGCCCGACATGCGCGACCAGACGCGGGTGTAGGCGCGGCGGGCGGCCTTGACGGCCTCGTCGACGTCGGCGTCGTCGGCCTCGGCGACCTCGGCGAGGACCTCCTCGGTCGCGGGGTTGACGGTCTTGAACGCCTTGCCGTGGCCGTCGACGAACTCGCCGTTGATGAACAGGCCGTAGGACGGCTTGATGTCGACGACGGCGCGCGACTCGGGTGCGGGGGCGTACTCGAAGATGTTGCTCATGTGGCTCAGGCCTCAGTCCAGCGTGAAGTAGTCGGGACCGGAGTAGCGACCGGTCGTCATCTTGGTGCGCTGCATCAGCAGGTCGTTGAGCAGCGTGGACGCACCGAAGCGGAACCAGTCGGGATCGAGCCAGTCGGGACCGGCGATCTCGTTGACCATCACGAGGTACTTGATGGCGTCCTTCGTGGTCTTGATGCCGCCGGCGGGCTTGACGCCGACCATCTGCCCGGTCTGGTCGCGGAAGTCGCGGACCGCCTCGAGCATGATGAGGGTGACCGGGAGGGTCGCGGCGGGCTGGACCTTGCCGGTGGAGGTCTTGATGAAGTGGCCTCCGGCCATCATCGCGAGCCAGCTGGCGCGACGTACGTTGTCGTAGGTCTGCAGCTCGCCGGTCTCGAAGATCACCTTGAGGTGCGCGCTCGACCCGTCAGGCCTGGCACAGGCCTCCTTGACCTGGACGATCTCCTCGTAGACGTCGAGGTAGCGCCCCGACAGGAACGCGCCACGGTCGATGACCATGTCGATCTCGTCGGCGCCGGCCTCGACCGCGTCACGGGTGTCGGCGAGCTTGATGTCCATCGCGGCGCGGCCGCTCGGGAAGGCGGTCGCGACGGCTGCGACGTGCACGCCGCTGTCGCCGAGCGTCTGCTTCGCCGTGGCGACCATGTCGGGGTAGACGCAGACGGCGGCGGTGGCCGGGCAGGTCGGGTCGGCCGGGTCGGGGCGCATCGCCTTGGAGGCGAGCGCGCGGACCTTGCCGTGGGTGTCCTGGCCCTCGAGCGTGGTCAGGTCGACCATCCGGATGGCCAGGTCGATGGCGAAGGCCTTCGACGTGGTCTTGATGGACCGGGTGGCCAGGCCTGCGGCGCGGGCCTCGCACCCGACCTGGTCGACCCCGGGGAGGCCGTGGAGGAAGCGGCGGAGCGAGGACTCCGAGCGCACGACGTCGTCGAGGACGCCGGCGCTCGAGGCGGTGCTCGCCGTGGAGCTGGAAGTGGGTGTCACCGACCCAGCATAGAGTTGGCCGCGAGGACCCGGACAATCCACGGAGGGCCAAGGTCTGCCCAAAAGGACGAGGAGAACATGGCACCCCTGCAGGACCACTCGGACGACGTCGTGGAGCGGTTCCACCCCACCAGCGGACAGGTGACCGGGTGGCTCGCGGTGGTGGGTTCCGCGGTCGTCGCGCTGGTCGGCCTGGCCTACCTCGACGACGGCTTCCCGCCCTGGGTCGTGGGGCTCGCGCTGCTGGTCGGGGTGCTGGCGTGGGCGGCGATGCTGCGGCCGGCGCTCTGGGCCACCGGTGAGCACCTGGTCATGCGCAACCTGGTGGAGACGGTCCACATCCGCCTGGCCGCGGTCGAGGAGATGGCGGTGCGCCAGGTGCTGGCTGTGCGCGCGGGCGACCGCCGCTGGGTGTCGACCGTGGTGGGTCGCTCGTGGCGCAAGGCCGTCACGGCCCGGCCGTCCGCGTCGGGCGAGGCACGCGAGGGCATGGCCTACGCCGACTTCGTCGAGACCCGCCTCTACGACCTCGTCGACCAGGCCCGTGCCGCCGAGGGGGTCCGGCCCGGCTCGAAGGAGCAGCTGGCGCTGCCCGACGCCGTACGCCGTACGCCGGACCGGCTGCCCATCGCGCT
This sequence is a window from Nocardioides sp. S5. Protein-coding genes within it:
- a CDS encoding aldehyde dehydrogenase family protein, with the translated sequence MSRIDVRKTYKLYIGGQFPRSESGRSYVVNDTKGRLLANAAQASRKDARDAVVAARAAFGGWSGRTAYNRAQVVYRIAEVLEGRREQFEAELRAAEGVSATKARTYVDAAIDRLVWYAGWADKITQVVGNANPVAGPFFNLSTPEPSGVIAVVAPRGALLGLVSVVAPLIVTGNTVVVIASQDNPLTAITLGEVMATSDLPGGVVNVLTGSQAEIAPWLASHMDVNGLDLTGVEDAALATDLEVAAADNLKRVRRPAPDTDWLLEPALDRMTRFMETKTVWHPIGV
- a CDS encoding ATP-binding protein, with product MSTAQVVVLAGPSGAGKSRLAERLGLPVLRLDDFYKDGDDPTLPRIDHGANAGLVDWDHPDSWHEADAMAALRELCATGRSEVPIYEIAQNGRCGSRTVDLLGSTRFVAEGIFAPDVVAACREEGLLAAAYCITQHPLVTFWRRLSRDLREHRKPPLMLVRRGYALARDQRRVVAHALGQGCRRATGDQAYAELTASAQARSDSRSGSRSDSRSDSGSA
- a CDS encoding substrate-binding domain-containing protein codes for the protein MSQDDSTAPESVDNSGAAVRRSGNPFVLGGLALVLVLAFITFFAMRGNSDTPGGADCVSEQVTLTTAPVMEDLVREAVKDVNADEPCIDIQVSTGSVKDVVALLSDPDAQLPEIWIPDSPTWKGQLTAAGWTGSPVAEVLAQTPVGLIGGPAAEAPASWAGVLDGGSLAMADPSAEGASALALLAPYAEMKKTGETAATIEEKTVPVAQTYGERAVAGSANETDLSTISASSTQLVPATEQAYLTARRSNDQLTLVAPKTGVPMLQYPLIDVNRGNKDILASGGDISARVGRALTRWFTSSAGVEAIAAAELRGPDGASLPNDIGLGNARVLNTVPQKTTDDALRQWRVLSVPSSILAVVDLSGSMKTAIGDTTRIQLAVTASQVALDAFPAQARIGIWGFSKNRGEGGASYEEYATLDRLDAPAGDAGTHGDVVRKVAGGLPGRVNGGTGVMDTTLAAYKYAQEKWDPAWFNSVVIMTDGASDDSSSLSLESLVNQLKSVRDPAKPVKVIIIGISQDADTGELEQIAAATGGQNFLVENPNEILGVLAQALLNR
- the deoC gene encoding deoxyribose-phosphate aldolase; this translates as MTPTSSSTASTASSAGVLDDVVRSESSLRRFLHGLPGVDQVGCEARAAGLATRSIKTTSKAFAIDLAIRMVDLTTLEGQDTHGKVRALASKAMRPDPADPTCPATAAVCVYPDMVATAKQTLGDSGVHVAAVATAFPSGRAAMDIKLADTRDAVEAGADEIDMVIDRGAFLSGRYLDVYEEIVQVKEACARPDGSSAHLKVIFETGELQTYDNVRRASWLAMMAGGHFIKTSTGKVQPAATLPVTLIMLEAVRDFRDQTGQMVGVKPAGGIKTTKDAIKYLVMVNEIAGPDWLDPDWFRFGASTLLNDLLMQRTKMTTGRYSGPDYFTLD
- a CDS encoding aldehyde dehydrogenase family protein; this translates as MSNIFEYAPAPESRAVVDIKPSYGLFINGEFVDGHGKAFKTVNPATEEVLAEVAEADDADVDEAVKAARRAYTRVWSRMSGAERAKYLYRIARIIQERGRELAVLESIDNGKPIKESRDVDIPVVAAHFFYYAGWADKLEHSGYGSTPLGVAGQVIPWNFPLLMLAWKIAPALACGNTVVLKPAETTPLTALLFAEICQQADLPPGVVNIVTGAGDTGRAIVSHPDVDKVAFTGSTEVGKAIARAVAGTDKKVTLELGGKAANIVFDDAPLDQAIEGIVNGIFFNQGHVCCAGSRLLVQESVADEVLERLKRRMSTLRMGDPLDKNTDVGAINSGEQLKRIRELSEVGDAEGAERWEVACDLPTKGFWFPPTLFTGVSQAHRIAREEIFGPVLSVLTFRTPSEAVEKANNTPFGLSAGVWTDKGSRILSMANRLRAGVVWANTFNKFDPTSPFGGYKESGYGREGGRHGLEAYLKGADS